One Lepus europaeus isolate LE1 chromosome 7, mLepTim1.pri, whole genome shotgun sequence DNA segment encodes these proteins:
- the LOC133763356 gene encoding ubiquitin-conjugating enzyme E2 D3-like, which produces MALKRINKELSDLARDPPAQCSAGPVGDDMFHWQATIMGPNDSPYQGSVFFLTIHFPTDYPFKPPKVAFTTRIYHPNINSNGNICLNILRSQWSPALTISKVLLSICSLLCDPNLDDPLVPEIARIYKTDRDKYNRISREWTQKYAM; this is translated from the coding sequence ATGGCGCTGAAACGGATTAATAAGGAACTTAGTGATTTGGCCCGTGACCCTCCAGCACAATGTTCTGCAGGTCCAGTTGGGGATGATATGTTTCACTGGCAAGCCACAATTATGGGACCTAATGACAGCCCATATCAAGGCAGTGTATTCTTTTTGACAATTCATTTTCCTACAGACTACCCCTTCAAACCACCTAAGGTTGCATTTACAACAAGAATTTATCATCCAAATATTAACAGTAATGGCAACATTTGTCTCAATATTCTAAGATCACAGTGGTCTCCTGCTTTAACTATTTCTAAAGTTCttttatccatttgttcactgcTATGTGATCCAAACCTAGATGACCCCCTAGTGCCAGAGATTGCACGGATCTATAAAACAGACAGAGATAAGTACAACAGAATATCTCGGGAATGGACTCAGAAGTATGCCATGTGA